One genomic window of Vibrio rhizosphaerae includes the following:
- a CDS encoding Na+/H+ antiporter family protein, whose amino-acid sequence MNPVVISVCIMLILALLRVNVVVALTFSAIVGGLVSGMSLNESVAAFESGLGGGATIALSYAMLGAFAVAISKSGLTDLVAHLVIRKIHGKEQQETQTGLKYAVLIALILVTMSSQNIIPVHIAFIPILIPPLLGVFAKLKLDRRLIACILTFGLITPYMVLPIGFGGIFLKDILLKNLQGNGLVNVTASQIPTAMLLPGAGMVVGLLIAVFFSYRKPREYRKTELTEVHHNQGHHINGRYILTAAIGIVAALSVQLLTGSMIIGALTGFMVFTFGGVIAWKETHDVFTKGVHMMAMIGFIMIAAAGFAAVMKQTGGVESLVTSLSHSIGDNKPLAALLMLVVGLLVTMGIGSSFSTIPIIATIYVPLAAAFGFSPMATIALVGTAAALGDAGSPASDSTLGPTSGLNADGQHEHVWETVVPTFIHYNIPLIIFGWIAAMVL is encoded by the coding sequence ATGAACCCTGTCGTTATTTCAGTCTGTATCATGCTGATACTTGCACTGCTTCGTGTCAACGTTGTCGTCGCACTGACATTTAGTGCGATTGTTGGCGGGCTTGTTTCCGGCATGAGCCTGAATGAATCCGTCGCAGCATTTGAAAGTGGCCTTGGCGGCGGTGCGACGATCGCTCTCAGTTATGCCATGCTCGGTGCATTTGCTGTCGCTATCTCTAAATCCGGTCTCACCGATTTAGTTGCTCATCTGGTCATTCGCAAAATTCATGGCAAAGAGCAGCAGGAAACACAGACCGGTTTGAAATATGCGGTGTTAATCGCACTCATTCTGGTGACGATGTCGTCTCAGAATATTATTCCGGTCCATATTGCGTTTATTCCCATTTTGATTCCGCCACTGCTGGGTGTTTTTGCCAAACTCAAATTAGATCGGCGTCTGATTGCCTGTATTCTCACATTTGGCCTCATTACCCCTTACATGGTTCTGCCAATTGGTTTCGGTGGCATTTTCTTAAAAGATATTCTGCTGAAAAACCTTCAGGGAAATGGCTTAGTCAATGTCACAGCGAGCCAAATTCCAACTGCAATGTTGCTGCCAGGCGCCGGCATGGTGGTTGGGCTTTTGATTGCCGTGTTCTTTAGTTATCGCAAACCCAGAGAATACCGGAAAACGGAATTGACCGAAGTTCATCATAATCAGGGACATCACATTAATGGTCGATATATTCTGACGGCAGCGATCGGGATTGTTGCAGCCCTCAGCGTGCAGTTATTGACAGGTTCAATGATTATCGGTGCACTCACTGGATTTATGGTATTTACCTTTGGTGGGGTTATCGCTTGGAAAGAGACCCACGATGTCTTTACCAAAGGGGTACATATGATGGCGATGATCGGCTTTATTATGATTGCGGCCGCAGGCTTTGCTGCGGTGATGAAACAGACCGGCGGGGTCGAATCGCTGGTCACATCACTCTCTCATAGTATTGGGGACAATAAGCCATTGGCGGCTCTGCTCATGCTGGTTGTCGGCCTCTTAGTCACCATGGGAATCGGCTCTTCATTTTCGACGATTCCGATTATTGCAACTATTTACGTCCCGCTCGCGGCCGCTTTCGGTTTCTCACCAATGGCAACAATCGCATTGGTTGGTACCGCCGCAGCATTAGGTGATGCGGGCTCTCCGGCATCGGATTCAACACTCGGCCCCACTTCCGGGCTCAACGCAGACGGACAGCATGAACACGTCTGGGAAACCGTTGTGCCAACGTTTATTCACTATAATATCCCGTTGATTATCTTTGGCTGGATAGCGGCAATGGTTCTGTAG
- the rnt gene encoding ribonuclease T yields the protein MTEVNNIPRLKNRFRGYLPVVIDVETAGFNAETDALLEICAITLKMDAEGQLQPATTLHFHIEPFEGANLEKEALEFNGIYDPFSPLRGAVSEMEALKEIYRQVRKEQKEAECSRAIIVAHNATFDHRFVMAASERCHLKRVPFHPFATFDTATLSGLAYGQTVLAKACRAAGISFDNKEAHSALYDTRKTADLFCGIVNQWQALGGWPLSDATSEEN from the coding sequence ATGACGGAAGTAAACAACATCCCACGTTTAAAAAATCGCTTTCGGGGCTATCTACCCGTTGTTATCGATGTCGAGACAGCCGGTTTTAATGCTGAGACAGATGCACTGCTTGAGATTTGTGCCATCACACTCAAAATGGATGCCGAAGGACAACTTCAGCCAGCAACCACGCTTCATTTTCACATCGAACCATTCGAAGGGGCCAATCTGGAAAAAGAAGCGCTGGAATTTAATGGTATTTATGACCCATTCAGCCCGCTGAGAGGAGCGGTCAGTGAAATGGAAGCCCTGAAAGAAATCTATCGGCAGGTTCGTAAAGAACAAAAGGAAGCCGAATGCAGCCGGGCCATCATTGTGGCACATAATGCAACATTCGATCATCGCTTTGTCATGGCAGCCAGTGAACGCTGCCACCTCAAACGGGTTCCTTTTCATCCCTTCGCAACGTTTGATACCGCAACTTTAAGCGGCCTGGCCTACGGACAAACCGTCCTTGCAAAAGCCTGCCGTGCTGCTGGGATTTCATTTGATAATAAAGAAGCACATTCAGCACTTTATGACACCCGGAAAACAGCGGATCTGTTCTGTGGGATTGTTAATCAATGGCAGGCATTAGGCGGCTGGCCGCTATCCGATGCCACATCAGAAGAAAACTAA
- the motY gene encoding flagellar protein MotY yields MSIKYGLIVSLGAILSLWGSAGYAMQKHYVATPQQSKWEMVSDTPLECRLVHPIPSYGNAEFSSRASKKLNLDFELKMLRPMGETRNVSLVSMPPAWRPGDRAESVSHLKFFKQFDGYIGGQLAWNLLSELEKGRNPTFSYEEWQDRDRLIEVSLSSVLFHSKFNDFSLCLSRLLPYSFEDISFTILHYDRDSVQVNKASQKRLAQIAEYIRYNQDIDLVLVSTYTDGSRSKNESQSLSEKRAEVLRDYFKSLGLPENRIQVEGYGKRRAIANDMTPIGKEKNRRVVISLGRTQV; encoded by the coding sequence ATGTCGATAAAGTATGGGTTGATTGTCAGTTTAGGGGCGATCCTGAGTCTCTGGGGAAGTGCCGGATATGCGATGCAAAAGCATTATGTGGCAACACCTCAACAGTCAAAATGGGAAATGGTGTCCGATACGCCGCTTGAGTGCCGGCTTGTCCATCCAATCCCATCTTACGGTAATGCTGAGTTTTCTTCCCGGGCAAGTAAAAAGTTGAATCTCGATTTTGAACTGAAGATGCTGCGTCCGATGGGAGAAACCCGTAATGTGTCTTTGGTGTCGATGCCGCCGGCATGGCGTCCGGGAGACCGGGCAGAATCTGTTTCGCATTTGAAGTTTTTTAAACAGTTTGATGGCTATATCGGTGGTCAGTTAGCCTGGAATTTACTCAGTGAGCTGGAAAAGGGGCGAAATCCGACCTTCAGCTATGAGGAGTGGCAAGATCGGGATCGTTTAATTGAGGTCTCATTGTCTTCGGTGTTATTCCACAGCAAGTTCAATGATTTCAGTCTCTGTCTCAGTCGCTTGCTGCCGTACAGTTTTGAAGATATTTCGTTTACGATTTTGCATTATGACCGAGATAGTGTGCAGGTGAATAAAGCGTCACAGAAGCGTTTGGCGCAGATTGCTGAATATATTCGTTATAATCAGGATATTGACTTGGTGTTAGTTTCTACTTATACCGATGGCTCGCGTTCGAAGAATGAAAGTCAGAGTTTGTCTGAAAAACGTGCAGAAGTATTGCGTGACTATTTCAAATCGCTGGGACTCCCGGAAAACCGGATTCAGGTTGAAGGCTATGGGAAGCGTCGGGCGATTGCCAATGACATGACTCCGATTGGTAAAGAAAAGAACCGACGTGTTGTGATTTCTTTAGGCCGGACACAAGTGTGA
- the gloA gene encoding lactoylglutathione lyase → MSNNRILHTMLRVGDLERSIKFYTDIMGMKLLRKNENAEYKYTLAFVGYSDESEGAVIELTYNWGVEEYDLGNAYGHIAIGVDDIYQTCQAIKDAGGDVTREPGPVKGGTTHIAFIKDPDGYMVELIQNKQATAGLQG, encoded by the coding sequence ATGTCTAACAATCGAATTTTACACACCATGTTACGTGTCGGAGATTTAGAGCGCTCGATCAAATTTTATACCGACATCATGGGAATGAAATTGCTCCGTAAAAATGAAAATGCGGAATACAAGTACACACTCGCGTTTGTCGGCTACAGCGATGAATCAGAAGGAGCAGTCATCGAACTGACCTACAACTGGGGCGTTGAAGAATATGATTTAGGGAATGCCTACGGCCATATTGCTATCGGTGTTGATGATATCTATCAGACGTGTCAGGCCATCAAAGATGCTGGCGGAGATGTCACTCGAGAACCCGGTCCTGTGAAAGGCGGCACAACCCATATTGCATTTATCAAAGACCCGGATGGCTACATGGTGGAATTAATTCAGAATAAACAAGCTACAGCTGGTCTTCAGGGATAA
- a CDS encoding FCD domain-containing protein, whose product MNTSMTPPKRLYQEIGLILQQRILSGEFNLGDRLPPERDIAEEMQVSRSVVREAIIMLELQGLVEVRKGSGVYVIALSIQSQQHPSASQPKTRSDIGPFELLQARQIIESEIASFAATNLTKNDFSKLREALDIERKQLETGHGDYDGDEQFHLAVAHASQNSVLCDIVRDLWQRRDESPMWRQLHVRITNENYRSAWLEDHEKILFALQRRSPEAAREAMWQHLEHVKQTLFNLSDADDPQFDGFLFR is encoded by the coding sequence ATGAACACTTCGATGACACCCCCGAAACGTCTTTATCAGGAAATCGGCCTGATTCTGCAACAACGGATCCTTTCCGGGGAATTTAATCTCGGTGATCGTTTGCCGCCGGAAAGAGACATTGCCGAAGAGATGCAGGTCAGTCGCTCCGTAGTCAGAGAAGCGATTATCATGCTTGAACTGCAAGGATTGGTAGAAGTACGCAAAGGCTCCGGGGTTTACGTGATTGCCCTATCGATTCAATCCCAACAACATCCATCGGCATCCCAACCCAAAACACGCTCGGATATCGGACCATTTGAGCTGTTACAAGCCCGCCAGATCATTGAGAGCGAGATTGCCAGTTTTGCAGCCACGAACCTGACCAAGAATGATTTTTCGAAACTTCGTGAAGCCTTAGATATAGAACGAAAGCAGCTGGAAACCGGCCATGGCGATTATGATGGTGATGAACAGTTTCATTTAGCTGTTGCACATGCCTCACAAAATAGCGTGTTATGCGATATCGTCCGGGATCTCTGGCAACGGCGAGATGAAAGCCCGATGTGGCGCCAACTGCATGTCCGTATTACCAATGAAAATTATCGAAGTGCCTGGCTGGAAGACCATGAGAAAATTCTGTTTGCCCTACAAAGACGTTCGCCAGAAGCCGCAAGAGAAGCAATGTGGCAACATCTTGAGCACGTCAAACAGACTTTATTTAATTTATCGGATGCCGACGATCCACAATTCGACGGTTTCCTCTTCCGGTAA
- a CDS encoding outer membrane protein — protein MKKLLFAMTLLLPATVWAEGAGISVGIDYAVSHNTFKLESDHLNTEIDDNSSSVGLNLGILQGQAGKWFFSYQHESFDKPTYDATSDTLNYFSLGYQRNFFVNNPLSPYIKGSLGYGNIDVNGYDRSSATITGFRIGGGISYPMRPDLFLLVGIDYQYRSWDSLYLGRGNVLDISDTAFIGNVGIEYHF, from the coding sequence ATGAAAAAACTATTATTTGCAATGACGCTCTTATTACCAGCAACTGTTTGGGCTGAGGGAGCCGGAATATCGGTGGGTATCGATTATGCCGTCAGTCATAATACATTTAAACTTGAAAGCGATCACCTCAACACAGAGATCGACGACAATAGTTCATCAGTGGGTTTGAATCTGGGGATTCTGCAAGGCCAAGCAGGAAAGTGGTTCTTTTCTTATCAGCATGAATCATTTGATAAACCGACATATGATGCGACAAGTGATACATTAAATTATTTCAGCCTGGGCTACCAAAGAAATTTTTTCGTGAATAATCCTCTATCTCCTTATATTAAAGGTAGCTTAGGTTATGGAAATATAGATGTAAATGGTTATGATCGGAGTTCTGCGACTATCACTGGCTTCCGAATTGGCGGCGGAATATCTTACCCAATGAGACCTGATTTATTCTTATTAGTCGGTATCGATTATCAATATCGCTCTTGGGATTCTCTCTATTTAGGTCGAGGAAATGTATTAGACATTTCAGACACCGCCTTTATTGGTAATGTCGGTATAGAGTATCATTTTTGA
- the nth gene encoding endonuclease III produces MNKQKRIEILERLRENNPHPQTELNWNTPFELLIAVLLSAQATDVSVNKATDKLYPVANTPQAILALGVDGLKDYIKTIGLFNSKAENVIKTCRILLEKYQGEVPEDRDALESLPGVGRKTANVVLNTAFGWPTIAVDTHIFRVSNRTKFAPGKNVDEVEQKLLKVVPKEFKIDVHHWLILHGRYTCVARKPRCGSCMIEDLCEFKDKVE; encoded by the coding sequence ATGAATAAGCAAAAGCGGATCGAGATTCTCGAACGATTACGGGAAAATAATCCTCACCCACAAACTGAACTGAATTGGAACACACCCTTTGAACTCCTGATTGCGGTGTTGCTTTCAGCGCAGGCGACCGATGTCAGCGTCAATAAAGCGACCGATAAGCTATATCCAGTCGCCAATACACCGCAAGCGATTCTGGCACTGGGCGTTGACGGACTGAAAGACTATATCAAAACCATTGGTCTGTTTAACTCCAAAGCTGAAAACGTGATTAAAACCTGCCGAATTTTGCTCGAAAAATATCAAGGAGAAGTACCGGAAGACCGAGATGCCCTCGAATCTCTGCCCGGTGTCGGACGAAAAACAGCGAATGTGGTCCTTAACACGGCTTTTGGCTGGCCAACCATTGCCGTTGATACCCATATCTTTCGTGTTTCCAACCGGACCAAATTTGCCCCGGGGAAAAATGTGGACGAAGTCGAGCAGAAGTTGCTGAAAGTTGTGCCGAAGGAATTCAAAATCGATGTGCACCATTGGCTGATTCTGCATGGTCGCTATACCTGCGTCGCCAGAAAACCACGCTGTGGCAGTTGTATGATTGAAGACCTGTGTGAGTTTAAAGATAAAGTAGAATAA
- a CDS encoding electron transport complex subunit E, with protein MSQSKVLMKNGLWNNNPALVQLLGLCPLLAVSSTITNALGLGIATLVVLVSSNVTVSLVRNHVPKEVRIPVFVMIIAALVTCVQLLMNAFAFGLYLSLGIFIPLIVTNCIIIGRAEAFASKNDVLPSALDGFWMGTGMTSVLVVLGAIRELLGNGTLFDGADLLLGEWAKVLRIDVLHLDNSFLLALLPPGAFICVGFLIALKSCIDKYLAARQPKQTKPQIERARVTKVTQ; from the coding sequence ATGAGTCAATCAAAGGTATTGATGAAAAATGGTTTGTGGAATAACAACCCAGCCTTAGTCCAGTTGCTCGGGCTATGCCCGCTGCTTGCGGTCTCTTCAACCATCACGAATGCCCTCGGTCTGGGTATTGCCACCCTCGTCGTGCTGGTCAGTTCCAATGTCACCGTTTCTCTGGTCAGAAACCATGTACCGAAAGAAGTCCGGATTCCGGTCTTCGTGATGATCATCGCCGCACTCGTCACCTGTGTACAACTGCTGATGAATGCATTTGCCTTTGGTTTGTACTTATCATTAGGCATTTTTATTCCGCTGATCGTCACTAACTGTATTATTATCGGCCGCGCTGAAGCATTCGCATCTAAAAATGATGTCCTACCTTCCGCATTAGATGGGTTCTGGATGGGAACGGGCATGACCAGCGTACTGGTGGTCTTAGGGGCCATTCGAGAGCTTCTTGGCAACGGGACACTGTTCGACGGTGCTGACCTTTTATTGGGCGAATGGGCCAAGGTGCTACGAATTGACGTATTACATCTGGACAATAGCTTTTTGCTCGCACTCCTCCCACCGGGCGCATTTATCTGTGTTGGTTTTTTGATTGCACTCAAAAGCTGTATAGATAAATATCTGGCGGCTCGTCAGCCCAAACAAACCAAACCACAGATTGAGAGAGCCCGGGTCACAAAAGTGACCCAATAA
- the rsxG gene encoding electron transport complex subunit RsxG, translated as MLTAIRKNGVILAVFACVSTGVVAITHYFTQNRIEQQEQQQLLTILAQVVPPQTHDNVLSGACTVVDIPYLNKQPPLHAYIAKQNNIPTGLAIETIAPDGYNGAIKLIVGVNNQGVITGTRVLVHHETPGLGDRIDRRISDWILSFTGQQVTAENEGQWKVRKDGGQFDQFTGATITPRAVVKAVKKITEFVDQNREQLYRQPYNCHGGQS; from the coding sequence ATGTTAACTGCAATACGAAAAAATGGCGTGATCCTCGCAGTTTTTGCCTGTGTATCAACAGGCGTGGTTGCGATCACCCATTACTTCACCCAAAACAGAATTGAACAGCAGGAGCAACAGCAACTCCTCACAATCTTGGCACAAGTTGTTCCACCCCAGACGCATGACAACGTCCTTTCCGGGGCATGTACCGTGGTGGATATTCCCTATTTAAACAAGCAACCGCCCCTTCATGCTTACATCGCCAAGCAAAATAATATTCCGACGGGGCTGGCCATTGAAACCATTGCACCTGATGGCTACAACGGTGCGATTAAACTGATTGTCGGGGTAAATAATCAGGGGGTCATTACCGGAACACGCGTTCTGGTTCACCATGAAACGCCCGGGCTCGGAGATAGAATTGATCGCCGTATCAGTGACTGGATTCTGTCATTCACCGGCCAACAAGTGACGGCTGAAAACGAAGGGCAGTGGAAAGTACGTAAAGATGGCGGGCAGTTCGATCAGTTCACCGGCGCAACTATCACGCCCAGAGCGGTGGTGAAAGCTGTCAAGAAAATCACCGAATTTGTTGATCAAAATCGAGAGCAGCTTTATCGTCAACCTTACAATTGTCATGGAGGCCAGTCATGA
- the rsxD gene encoding electron transport complex subunit RsxD translates to MAFFIASSPHTHQKRSTSDLMKWVAIAACPGLIAQIYFFGWGTLIQLIFGIAVAVGLESVIMKIRQRSPVTALRDYSAVVTAWLLAVAIPPLAPWWITVIGLIFAIVIAKQLYGGLGQNPFNPAMIGYVVLLISFPVQMTSWLPPHSLAAENASFSDALSVIFSGFNDHGLSLQQLRLSVDGVTMATPLDAIKNGFRTGHSVAEVLTHQQFGTIAGIGWEWVNAAYLLGGLLLIRARVIQWHIPVAYLTGLIVISSLCQLSGVATTTSPLIHLFSGATMLGAFFIATDPVTASTTVRGRLFYGAFIGVMIFIIRSWGGYPDGIAFAVILANMCVPLIDYYTQPRTYGH, encoded by the coding sequence GTGGCATTCTTTATTGCAAGTTCTCCGCATACGCATCAAAAACGCAGCACTTCAGACTTGATGAAGTGGGTTGCGATTGCCGCTTGTCCCGGTCTCATCGCCCAAATCTATTTCTTTGGCTGGGGCACACTCATTCAGCTCATTTTCGGTATCGCCGTCGCCGTCGGGCTGGAAAGTGTGATCATGAAAATCCGTCAGCGCTCCCCGGTTACAGCTCTCAGAGATTATAGTGCTGTCGTGACCGCTTGGTTGCTCGCCGTTGCGATTCCCCCGTTAGCACCATGGTGGATTACAGTCATCGGCTTAATTTTTGCCATTGTCATTGCCAAACAACTCTATGGAGGCCTCGGACAAAATCCATTTAATCCCGCAATGATTGGCTATGTGGTGCTATTAATCTCTTTTCCGGTCCAGATGACCAGTTGGCTTCCCCCACACTCGCTGGCAGCAGAAAACGCTTCATTCTCTGATGCACTGTCGGTCATTTTTAGCGGCTTTAATGACCATGGCCTATCCCTGCAACAGTTGCGGCTCAGTGTCGATGGCGTCACCATGGCAACCCCGCTCGATGCCATCAAAAACGGCTTTCGGACCGGTCATTCGGTGGCTGAAGTGTTAACCCATCAACAGTTCGGTACCATCGCCGGCATTGGTTGGGAATGGGTCAACGCCGCTTACCTGCTCGGGGGGCTGTTGCTGATTCGGGCCCGCGTGATTCAATGGCATATTCCGGTTGCTTATCTCACGGGCCTGATTGTAATCAGTAGTCTGTGTCAACTGTCCGGGGTCGCCACAACCACATCACCACTGATTCATCTGTTCTCCGGTGCCACCATGCTCGGAGCATTCTTCATCGCAACTGATCCGGTGACGGCTTCAACAACGGTCAGAGGCCGCTTGTTCTATGGCGCATTCATCGGGGTAATGATCTTTATTATTCGCAGCTGGGGGGGATATCCTGACGGAATTGCTTTCGCTGTCATTCTCGCCAATATGTGTGTACCGTTGATCGACTATTACACACAACCAAGAACCTACGGACACTGA
- the rsxC gene encoding electron transport complex subunit RsxC: MLSLIEQIKSGRLWDFPGGVHPPENKHQSNQMPPAAATLPAELVLPLKQHIGKPGDLLVSVGDSVLKGQPLTQSTSVFHLPVHAPTSGTITAIEPRTTAHPSGLPELAVIIQPDGQDTWNQHPACPDYHLHAPEALIDMIRQAGISGMGGAGFPTAKKILSGLARTEILIINAAECEPYITADDVLMQHYAREIIQGIEILAHILSPKLIIIGIEDNKPEAIHALETAAIGKSIVIRVIPTKYPSGGEKQLIKILTNLEVPADKLPADIGLMVQNIGSVYAIQRAIIHGEPLIQRLVTLTGATFEQPRNVWALIGTPIRHLLETYHYHPDKRLPRLIMGGPMMGFTLPHADVPLTKTTNCILAPTRKEITPIQQEIACIRCGQCAEVCPASLLPQQLQWHAKAEEYDKCETLNLKDCIECGACAYVCPSEIPLVQYYRQAKAEIRTRRQESEAAERARIRFEEKKARMEREKQERENRFKQAADNRRQAMVQENGGQDAVAAAIERVKAKNTPTQSEAKPAVAAAIARAKAKQEAARQSGADEPDNREMMQLREARKQQARARKAEKEASLTPDTDQDSGGSQKAAVAAAVARAKARKAQQQAQSQSAPDADDTSSAAAQPAVEAPDTAPQDPQKAAVAAAVARAKARKAQQQAQSQSAPDADDTSSAAAQPAVEAPDTAPQDPKKAAVAAAVARAKARKAQQQAQSQSAPDADDTSSAAAQSAVEAPDTAPQDPKKAAVAAAVARAKARKAQQQAQQSSSSSSETEEK; this comes from the coding sequence ATGCTGTCATTAATCGAACAAATTAAATCAGGCCGGTTATGGGATTTCCCGGGAGGTGTCCATCCGCCGGAAAATAAACATCAATCCAATCAAATGCCACCAGCCGCTGCAACACTTCCGGCAGAATTGGTCCTGCCACTGAAACAGCATATCGGTAAACCGGGCGATTTACTGGTGTCCGTCGGTGATTCTGTCTTAAAAGGGCAACCACTGACTCAGTCGACGTCCGTGTTTCATCTGCCCGTTCACGCGCCGACTTCCGGTACCATCACCGCGATTGAACCGCGAACAACCGCTCATCCTTCCGGTTTACCGGAACTGGCAGTTATCATCCAGCCGGATGGTCAAGACACATGGAACCAACACCCCGCCTGTCCTGATTACCATTTGCATGCCCCGGAAGCTTTGATCGATATGATTCGTCAGGCCGGTATCTCTGGAATGGGAGGCGCCGGTTTTCCGACGGCAAAAAAAATACTTTCCGGACTGGCCCGCACGGAAATATTGATCATTAATGCCGCGGAATGTGAACCCTATATCACCGCGGATGATGTGCTGATGCAGCATTATGCGCGGGAGATTATTCAGGGCATAGAGATCCTTGCGCACATTTTATCCCCGAAGCTGATTATTATTGGTATCGAAGACAATAAACCAGAAGCAATTCACGCCCTGGAAACCGCAGCAATCGGCAAAAGTATTGTGATTCGGGTCATCCCGACCAAATATCCTTCCGGGGGTGAAAAACAGCTCATTAAGATACTGACCAATCTTGAAGTCCCGGCAGATAAACTGCCAGCCGATATCGGGCTGATGGTACAAAATATTGGTTCGGTTTATGCGATTCAACGCGCCATTATTCACGGAGAGCCCCTGATTCAACGACTCGTGACGCTGACAGGAGCCACATTTGAACAACCCCGAAATGTTTGGGCATTGATAGGCACCCCCATCCGCCATCTGTTGGAAACCTATCATTATCATCCTGATAAGCGCCTGCCTCGTCTGATTATGGGCGGCCCCATGATGGGCTTTACGCTCCCGCATGCCGATGTACCGCTCACCAAAACCACCAACTGTATTCTTGCACCGACCCGCAAAGAAATTACACCGATTCAGCAAGAAATTGCCTGTATCCGCTGTGGTCAGTGTGCAGAGGTTTGTCCGGCATCTCTGCTGCCTCAGCAGCTCCAATGGCATGCAAAAGCCGAAGAATATGACAAGTGCGAAACGCTCAACCTAAAAGACTGCATCGAATGTGGCGCATGTGCTTATGTCTGCCCGAGTGAGATTCCACTCGTCCAGTATTATCGGCAGGCCAAGGCTGAGATCCGCACACGCAGACAAGAATCTGAGGCTGCCGAACGGGCCAGAATCCGCTTTGAAGAGAAAAAAGCCCGGATGGAGCGGGAGAAGCAAGAAAGAGAAAACCGCTTCAAACAAGCTGCGGATAACCGTCGTCAGGCAATGGTTCAGGAAAATGGCGGACAAGATGCAGTCGCTGCAGCCATTGAACGGGTGAAGGCTAAAAATACACCGACGCAATCCGAGGCTAAGCCAGCGGTTGCGGCAGCCATTGCCAGAGCAAAAGCGAAACAAGAAGCGGCTCGTCAATCCGGAGCCGATGAGCCGGATAATCGTGAAATGATGCAACTACGCGAGGCGCGCAAGCAGCAGGCCAGAGCCCGTAAAGCAGAAAAAGAAGCCAGCCTCACCCCGGATACGGATCAAGACAGCGGCGGCTCACAGAAGGCAGCCGTCGCTGCGGCAGTGGCCCGTGCCAAAGCCAGAAAAGCCCAGCAACAGGCCCAGTCGCAATCCGCACCGGACGCAGATGACACCTCGTCCGCTGCCGCTCAGCCCGCAGTTGAAGCGCCGGATACCGCGCCGCAGGATCCCCAAAAAGCCGCCGTCGCTGCCGCAGTGGCCCGCGCCAAAGCCAGAAAAGCCCAGCAACAGGCCCAGTCGCAATCCGCACCGGATGCAGATGACACCTCGTCCGCTGCCGCTCAGCCCGCAGTTGAAGCGCCGGATACCGCGCCGCAGGATCCCAAAAAGGCCGCGGTCGCTGCCGCAGTGGCCCGTGCCAAAGCCAGAAAAGCCCAGCAACAGGCCCAGTCGCAATCCGCACCGGACGCAGATGACACCTCGTCCGCTGCCGCTCAGTCCGCAGTTGAAGCGCCGGACACCGCGCCACAGGATCCCAAAAAGGCCGCGGTTGCTGCCGCAGTGGCCCGTGCCAAAGCCAGAAAAGCGCAGCAACAGGCCCAACAATCATCATCATCGTCGTCTGAGACGGAGGAAAAATAG
- the rsxB gene encoding electron transport complex subunit RsxB — protein MNVILIAIIALAMLAAIFGAILGYASIRFKVESDPIVDQIDSILPQTQCGQCGYPGCRPYAEAIANGDEINKCPPGGQATIEKLADLMGVDVPEPAHDLSDAVKRVAFIHEDMCIGCTKCIQACPVDAIVGGTKALHTVIKDECTGCDLCVAPCPTDCIEMIPVQPTPETWKWQMNAIPVVNVTETKTPENASLSNHNHN, from the coding sequence ATGAATGTCATTCTTATTGCCATCATTGCACTGGCTATGCTTGCTGCAATTTTTGGTGCAATTCTCGGCTATGCATCGATTCGCTTTAAAGTGGAAAGCGATCCGATCGTTGATCAAATTGACTCGATTCTACCGCAAACCCAATGCGGTCAATGCGGATATCCGGGCTGTCGACCTTACGCAGAAGCGATCGCCAACGGCGATGAAATCAATAAATGTCCGCCGGGAGGACAAGCCACTATCGAAAAGCTGGCTGACTTGATGGGTGTGGATGTCCCTGAGCCGGCTCACGATTTGAGTGATGCAGTCAAGCGAGTGGCTTTTATTCATGAAGATATGTGTATCGGCTGTACCAAATGTATTCAGGCCTGTCCGGTAGATGCGATTGTCGGGGGGACCAAAGCACTCCACACCGTGATTAAAGACGAGTGCACCGGCTGCGATCTTTGTGTAGCCCCCTGCCCGACCGATTGTATTGAAATGATCCCGGTTCAGCCGACCCCTGAAACATGGAAATGGCAAATGAATGCAATTCCAGTCGTCAATGTGACCGAAACAAAGACACCTGAAAACGCTTCCTTATCTAACCATAATCACAACTAG